TAGGCACTGCTTTCAAGCCTGTGCTACCAGCGGCTCAGGCCGCTAATTCCTTGGGCCGCCTAAAATAACGGATGTCGAACTCGAACTGGGGGAACAAGCGGGGCAGGCGCATCAGGTTGAAGACCATGACCCCCATGGCCAGGCGGTCCCACCAGGAGGACAGGGGCCAGCCGAAGTGGATTACTACCTGACGATCCGCCAGTTCATATTCCACCACCTTCAAAAGGCTCAACATGCGGTGATAAAGGCTGATCTTAGTAAGGGGGAAACGGTAGTGGTTGGCGGCCGTTTTGGGGGGGATGCCGGCCCGGGGGCTGAAGAAGGTGATATAGGCCTCATTGTCCTTGATCGCCGCGTAGTCCGACTCTTCGGAGCGCCTAAAATAGAGATGGATATCCGGGGAATCGGACTCGGCCAACCGCAAGATCATGTCCATTTCGGTGTCCGCCTGGGCGATTTGTTTCAGCTCCGGAGCCCGCTTTCTGGCCACCAGGAACCCCGCCACCAGCATCAGGGTCGTAACCGAGCCCCAGAGGAGAGTGGCATAGTGCTTTTCATAGGCCAAAAAGACAAAGGAGCTGGCCAGAATAATCCATAAAACCAGGGTTCCCCAGCGACTGGTATGGTATTTTACGTCCTTGGTGCCCACGAAATAGCGGTAGATGACGAGGGCCCCCGTGTTGATGGCGAAGCTGGCCACAAGTCCCAGGGCATACATATCCGCCAGAAGCGACTGGCTGCCCGCGGTGATGAAAATGATGCAGGAAAAAAAGGCGGCGTTCAAAATGTGAATGCGATACAAGGACTGATTGCGGTTGGTGGCGATGAGCCAGAGGAAGCCGTAGCGGTGGGCCACCCGTTCCATCAATTCGCTGGAGGCCACGAACGCGGTGTTGATGGCCATGCTCAGGGTGAAACTGGCCAGGATCGCCACCATAACGCCAAAGCCCACGCCGTTTAACAGGGTAGCGTAATGAGTGACCAAATCTCCTTCGTGAGCTTTGAAGTCAATGGGCGCCGACAAGGTCAGGGCGGCCACCAGGGGAGTTATGATCCCCACTGTGAGGCCCAAAAACAGGTAGGCCCGGCGGATTTCTTGCCAGTTACGGGCCAGGCCCGCGGTCTGGAGCACAGATT
The sequence above is a segment of the Desulfobaccales bacterium genome. Coding sequences within it:
- a CDS encoding amino acid permease: MKTTILTILNLGLVAFFIYLLRNKELLSYHHKGRWWLTWLAIGVITLMDEFTSIFYVPAEAFRFIGLSAIVFIAVTSLLIRIFTTRLTEIAEILEHHGLIGGGVYSFSYLVLGPMVSFVAVASIMVDYILTACISSVSAIANMTSFFQLSEPVKMILVLGIIWGVAGLNIMGIRENARFTFMIFIGAAFIMLNLIVSGIINLDQRSLGQIFQSGIIATEHLQTGTWIGSYSKFISHIAFCILAFSGVESVLQTAGLARNWQEIRRAYLFLGLTVGIITPLVAALTLSAPIDFKAHEGDLVTHYATLLNGVGFGVMVAILASFTLSMAINTAFVASSELMERVAHRYGFLWLIATNRNQSLYRIHILNAAFFSCIIFITAGSQSLLADMYALGLVASFAINTGALVIYRYFVGTKDVKYHTSRWGTLVLWIILASSFVFLAYEKHYATLLWGSVTTLMLVAGFLVARKRAPELKQIAQADTEMDMILRLAESDSPDIHLYFRRSEESDYAAIKDNEAYITFFSPRAGIPPKTAANHYRFPLTKISLYHRMLSLLKVVEYELADRQVVIHFGWPLSSWWDRLAMGVMVFNLMRLPRLFPQFEFDIRYFRRPKELAA